One Solidesulfovibrio fructosivorans JJ] genomic window carries:
- a CDS encoding YkgJ family cysteine cluster protein, with protein MPLDFSPAFARYEAIAAEADAVFAKVAAACPGMVACGEGCSDCCHALFDLSLIEALYLNHKFNEAFPPGEARDAVLERANKADREHYKLKRKAFRASEKGVSTTEILADLARERIRCPLLGDDNRCILYKSRPITCRLYGVPLEIGGEAHICGKAGFEPGGRYPTVKIEKLQDRLMLLSQEVVASLPTKLPLMGDVLVPVSLALITEYDDEYLGIVTEDDMVQMPPAEVQARQAASQANGANCGSCGEAPGSSACASCGGSTTWVIPGPDGGSETGEEK; from the coding sequence ATGCCCCTGGATTTTTCCCCCGCCTTTGCCCGCTACGAAGCCATCGCCGCCGAGGCCGACGCCGTTTTCGCCAAGGTGGCCGCCGCCTGCCCCGGCATGGTCGCCTGCGGCGAAGGGTGCAGCGATTGCTGCCACGCCCTGTTCGACCTGAGTCTTATCGAGGCGCTGTACCTCAACCACAAATTCAATGAGGCCTTCCCCCCCGGAGAGGCGCGCGACGCCGTCCTGGAGCGGGCCAACAAGGCCGACCGCGAGCATTACAAGCTCAAGCGCAAGGCCTTTCGGGCCAGCGAGAAGGGCGTGTCGACCACCGAGATCCTGGCCGATCTGGCCCGGGAGCGCATCCGCTGCCCGCTGCTCGGCGACGACAACCGCTGTATCCTCTACAAATCCCGCCCCATCACCTGCCGGCTCTACGGCGTGCCCCTCGAGATCGGCGGCGAGGCCCACATTTGCGGCAAAGCCGGATTCGAGCCGGGCGGCCGCTATCCCACGGTCAAGATCGAAAAGCTCCAGGACAGGCTCATGCTCCTGTCCCAGGAGGTTGTGGCCTCGCTGCCGACCAAGCTGCCGCTGATGGGCGACGTGCTGGTGCCGGTGTCGCTGGCGCTCATCACCGAATACGACGACGAATATCTCGGCATCGTGACCGAGGACGACATGGTGCAGATGCCGCCGGCCGAGGTCCAGGCCCGCCAGGCGGCGTCCCAGGCCAATGGCGCGAATTGCGGCTCGTGCGGCGAGGCCCCCGGGTCTTCGGCCTGCGCCTCCTGCGGCGGCTCGACCACCTGGGTGATTCCCGGCCCCGACGGTGGTTCCGAGACCGGCGAGGAGAAATAG